A window of the Scophthalmus maximus strain ysfricsl-2021 chromosome 8, ASM2237912v1, whole genome shotgun sequence genome harbors these coding sequences:
- the LOC118312710 gene encoding adhesion G protein-coupled receptor L1-like isoform X2: MAVSLWFLGVCALSLAHVTPSSQAMSRAAMPFGLLRRELACEGYPIELRCPGSDVVMVETANYGRTDDKICDADPFQMENTQCYLPDALKIMAQRCNNRTQCVVVAGVDVFPDPCPGTYKYLEIQYECVPYIFVCPGSLLSIQPASSLLEAEHQSGAWCKDPLQAGDRLYVMPWTPYRTEVLYEYASWDDYRQNRITTTYKLPSRVDGTGFVVYDGAVFYNKERTRNLVKYDLRTRIKSGEAVVVNANYHDTSPYRWGGKSDIDLAVDENGLWVIYSTEANNGRIVVSQVNPYTLRFEGTWATGFDKRGASNAFMACGVLYAVRSVFQDDEGQAEGRAGSDMVVYAYDTSRGQELPVQIPFPNPYQYISSIDYNPRDNQLYVWNNYYVLRYPLQFTPPPPTKGPLSSLMTTVRSYTATVALTPVRPSASHPIGVINRGPFDQRPITAMVPLTPRPPLRVPLAPGGTGQVGGCEGRVARGVQWPPTLKGETVERPCPKGSLGIASYHCMSSPVGWSSRGPDLSNCTSPWVSQIAQKIKSGENAANIAGELVNLTRGRIYAGDVSMSVKLIEQLLDILDSQLQALRPANKESAARNYNKLQKRERTCRAYVQAVVQTVDNLLGPEALVSWADMSSVDQSRSASLLLDAVEKGAFLLANNLYEGRFSDRAPNVDLEVYVLNTEADIQDLTFPHTYDSDSILQISALALQQYSNNGQVKLVLSLYKNLGSFLTTQNSTLRLGLGLGQGSEVRRKSLVVNSHVISASVHRGSNRVYLSEPVIFTLRHLQLENHFGPNCSFWNASGVSGSGRWSTQGCRLLHTNNTHTTCACNHLSSYAVLMTYQQPAFGVGVEELLVYVVSWVGISVALVCLATCLTTLCCQGAPWHTDHSTIHCNLWANLLITELLFLVGANKTQYTVVCSIIAGLLHFSLLSVFCWLCLEGLELYLLQREVFEGRNSRRKYFYLCGYSIPGLVVAVSAAIDFRGYGSKTACWLRTDNYFIWSFLGPVAVVIMLNLVVLVMTLHKMHSTAALKPDSSRHDNLRAWAVGSLTLLFLQSVTWSSGLMFLSAPSLLLAYLFSSLNTAQGLLITILHCSLARKGQKDYGRCLRLSQCCATSSSSSPDSVKGSALRSNSRYTSSQSRRATANRQSRIRRMWNDTVRRQTESSFIAADVNNTPTLNRAALGNHFLTNPVLQTHAGASPYDTMLAQGYSQPFTSTVGTFRNKQKGSVSQSQESCGLDSVCLNGGYTPNTFTLHGLGTTPGSRAGVVGSTDLLREGGVGIGGDDISPALLTPHGATDLGSGAGMRRNLSDAAALEKMIISELVQSNLRPSVPMPVPPERYGSLARPHLQDRAALAHTATLTRHAQPPQEGWAATMQPNTRHNTQDGWAHTRHHTQDAETHSTPRGQEHATTPRLQDGWSHARASGDSESRELLKDGDRSQLQGTLGRRGLQDRQQARPPDVQARPYSTLSRTPCTLSRHRSTVESSGGADRERERDWDRYRDRPLPPPPPPPPQESEPLYKALEEPLLLKQREASVETWRGGQNREKDETFHLKRDGMMDDWRGGAERGRDECFTSQKRDGEMDEWRGGIERGREEPHLLEKRDGRMEVWRGGAEGEQAETFITQKKDFGIEGWRGGMEREKEETLFLKDRDGWRAGVERENEKQKDRALDVWRGGMDVDREESFLFESQDGGLDGRKRGKDRGSLRYHGEREDSDSFALPLTPDLDLDPDSSPIYARDSNPSPLYPGDRSSPPLSIFPRSSPPTNIFAPRDTNSPPNNLYSRHSPQVYSRSSSPPRFYTRSSPPTLSYPDSSPEGPDEVSPTGQPQRPVLELPYSLGRPPLGPRPNHLQTFYQPPPLATNGEAVYTPEPTSEGEDGQMQRVTSL; encoded by the exons ATGGCTGTGTCACTGTGGTTCCTGGGGGTGTGTGCGCTCAGTCTGGCTCATGTCACCCCCTCCAGCCAAG CTATGTCCCGGGCTGCCATGCCGTTTGGGCTGCTGCGCAGGGAGCTGGCGTGTGAGGGTTACCCCATAGAGCTTCGCTGCCCAGGAAGTGACGTGGTGATGGTGGAAACTGCCAACTATGGACGCACCGACGACAAGATCTGTGACGCAGACCCCTTCCAGATGGAGAACACACAGTGTTACCTCCCCGATGCATTAAAGATTATGGCCCAGAG GTGTAACAACAGGACTCAGTGTGTGGTGGTCGCAGGGGTCGACGTGTTTCCAGACCCTTGTCCTGGAACATACAAGTACCTGGAGATCCAGTATGAGTGTGTCCCTTACA TTTTCGTGTGTCCTGGCTCACTGCTCAGCATCCAGCCGGCCTCCTCGCTCCTGGAGGCAGAGCATCAGTCGGGCGCGTGGTGTAAGGACCCGCTGCAGGCTGGCGACCGGCTGTACGTCATGCCGTGGACACCATATAGGACCGAGGTGCTGTATGAGTACGCCTCCTGGGACGACTACCGCCAAAACAGAATCACCACCACCTACAA GCTGCCGAGCCGCGTGGACGGTACAGGCTTTGTGGTATACGATGGAGCTGTGTTCTACAACAAGGAGCGGACACGCAATCTGGTCAAGTATGACCTGCGGACACGCATCAAGAGCGGCGAGGCAGTGGTGGTTAATGCCAACTACCACGACACCTCACCTTACCGCTGGGGAGGGAAGTCAGACATCGATCTGGCGGTGGATGAGAACGGCCTTTGGGTGATCTACTCTACTGAAGCCAATAATGGACGTATTGTGGTCAGCCAG GTGAACCCGTACACCCTGCGGTTTGAGGGTACGTGGGCCACCGGCTTTGACAAACGTGGGGCGAGCAACGCGTTCATGGCCTGTGGCGTGCTCTATGCTGTTCGCTCCGTCTTCCAGGACGACGAAGGGCAGGCAGAGGGCCGGGCGGGCAGCGACATGGTGGTTTACGCCTACGACACCAGCCGTGGACAGGAGCTGCCCGTGCAGATACCGTTCCCCAACCCTTACCAGTACATCTCCTCCATCGACTACAACCCCAGGGACAACCAGCTGTATGTGTGGAATAACTATTACGTGCTGAGATACCCGCTACAGTTCACTCCACCGCCGCCCACTAAAG gccccctctcctctctgatgACGACTGTGCGCTCCTACACGGCTACTGTCGCTCTGACCCCAGTGCGACCGTCAGCCTCCCACCCAATTGGCGTCATCAATCGAGGGCCCTTTGACCAGCGGCCCATCACAGCCATGGTCCCTCTGACCCCACGCCCTCCGCTGCGTGTCCCCTTGGCTCCTGGGGGCACCGGTCAGGTGGGCGGATGTGAGGGCCGGGTGGCACGAGGGGTGCAGTGGCCCCCCACCTTGAAGGGAGAGACAGTTGAAAGGCCCTGTCCTAAAGGCTCACTGG GTATTGCCTCCTATCATTGCATGTCGTCTCCTGTGGGTTGGAGCTCCAGAGGGCCTGACCTTTCCAACTGTACCTCTCCCTGGGTCAGCCAAATTGCACAGAAG ATTAAGAGTGGAGAGAACGCAGCCAACATCGCCGGGGAGTTGGTCAACCTCACCCGGGGGCGGATCTATGCCGGTGATGTCAGCATGTCCGTCAAGCTGATTGAACAGCTATTGGATATCCTGGACTCCCAGCTCCAGGCCTTGAGACCAGCCAATAAAGAGTCCGCCGCACGCAATTACAACAAG ctgcAAAAGAGGGAACGCACATGCAGAGCTTATGTTCAG GCCGTTGTTCAGACAGTTGATAACCTGTTGGGTCCCGAGGCTCTTGTGTCCTGGGCTGATATGAGCAGCGTTGACCAATCACGCTCAGCGTCACTGCTGTTGGATGCAGTAGAGAAAGGAGCGTTTCTGTTGGCAAACAACCTCTATGAAGGTCGCTTCAGTGACAGGGCACCAAATGTTG ATCTGGAGGTGTACGTGCTGAATACAGAGGCGGACATTCAGGACCTGACTTTCCCTCACACCTACGACAGTGACAGCATCTTGCAGATATCAGCACTGGCTCTGCAACAGTACAGCAACAATG GCCAGGTGAAGCTGGTGCTCTCTCTCTACAAGAACCTGGGCTCCTTCCTGACCACCCAGAATTCCACTCTGCGActggggctggggctgggtCAGGGCTCAGAGGTCAGGCGTAAGAGCCTGGTGGTCAACTCCCACGTGATCTCTGCCTCAGTGCACAGAGGATCCAACAGGGTGTACCTCTCAGAGCCGGTGATCTTCACTCTCAGACACCTGCAG CTGGAGAACCACTTTGGCCCCAACTGCTCCTTCTGGAACGCATCAGGCGTGTCAGGCAGTGGCAGGTGGTCTACCCAGGGCTGCCGCCTGCtacacaccaacaacacacacactacctgcGCCTGCAACCACCTGTCCAGCTATGCTGTCCTCATGACGTATCAGCAGCCTGCT TTTGGGGTCGGCGTAGAAGAGCTCCTGGTCTATGTGGTTTCTTGGGTTGGCATCTCCGTAGCACTGGTGTGTTTGGCCACCTGCCTTACAACCCTGTGCTGCCAGGGGGCACCGTGGCACACAGACCACAGCACCATCCACTGCAACTTGTGGGCCAACCTGCTCATCACTGAGCTGCTCTTCCTCGTTGGTGCCAACAAGACACAATACACA GTCGTGTGCTCTATCATTGCTGGCTTGCTGCACTTCTCGCTGCTCTCGGTGTTTTGCTGGTTGTGTCTGGAGGGGTTGGAACTGTACCTGCTGCAGCGGGAGGTGTTTGAGGGACGCAACTCCAGGAGGAAGTATTTCTACCTGTGTGGCTACTCTATTCCTGGGCTGGTGGTGGCCGTGTCGGCAGCCATAGATTTCAGAGGCTACGGCTCAAAGACGGC ATGTTGGCTACGAACAGACAACTACTTCATCTGGAGTTTCCTGGGACCTGTTGCTGTCGTCATAATG TTGAACCTTGTTGTCTTGGTGATGACCTTACATAAGATGCACAGCACTGCCGCTTTGAAGCCGGACTCCAGTCGCCATGACAACCTGAG GGCGTGGGCTGTGGGCTCCCTGACACTGCTCTTCCTGCAGAGCGTCACCTGGTCCTCAGGGCTGATGTTCCTGTcggctccctctctcctcctggcttatctcttctcctccctgaaCACTGCCCAGGGCCTCCTCATCACCATACTGCACTGCAGCCTCGCCAGGAAG GGCCAGAAGGACTATGGCCGATGCCTGCGCCTCTCGCAGTGCTGTGCAACTTCCTCTTCCAGCTCTCCGGACTCGGTGAAGGGTTCTGCACTGCGGTCCAACAGCCGCTACACCAGCAGCCAGAGTCGGAGAGCCACTGCAAACAGACAG AGTCGCATCAGGAGGATGTGGAACGACACAGTGCGCAGACAGACTGAATCGTCTTTCATCGCTGCAGATGTGAACAACACTCCTACACTCAACCGAG ctgCTTTGGGAAACCATTTCCTCACTAATCCAGTGTTGCAGACTCATGCTGGGGCCTCTCCTTATGACACGATGCTGGCCCAGGGATACAGTCAACCTTTCACCTCCACAG TAGGAACCTTCAGAAACAAGCAGA AGGGTAGTGTGTCCCAGAGCCAGGAGTCCTGTGGGTTGGACAGTGTGTGTCTCAACGGAGGCTACACCCCCAACACCTTCACTCTGCACGGTCTGGGGACAACTCCTGGGTCCCGAGCTGGAGTGGTGGGCAGCACTGACCTTCTGAGAGAGGGAGGCGTTGGGATAGGAGGGGATGACATCTCTCCAGCCCTCCTCACCCCCCATGGAGCCACAGATCTCGGCAGTGGCGCCGGAATGCGCCGCAACCTGTCTGATGCGGCGGCGCTGGAGAAGATGATCATCTCAGAGCTGGTGCAGAGCAACCTGAGGCCCTCGGTACCCATGCCTGTTCCTCCTGAGCGCTACGGAAGCCTGGCGAGGCCTCATCTCCAAGACAGGGCGGCTCTCGCTCACACTGCCACACTAACTCGACACGCACAGCCACCCCAAGAGGGTTGGGCGGCCACCATGCAGCCAAACACACGCCACAATACACAAGATGGCTGGGCGCATACAAGGCACCACACACAAGACGCTGAGACACATTCCACACCACGGGGACAAGAACATGCCACAACGCCACGGTTACAAGACGGCTGGTCGCATGCTCGCGCTTCTGGAGATTCTGAGTCCCGCGAGCTGCTTAAAGACGGGGACAGGTCGCAGCTGCAAGGCACTCTGGGTCGCCGCGGGCTCCAGGACAGGCAGCAAGCTCGTCCTCCTGATGTTCAGGCTCGACCCTATTCCACCCTGAGTCGCACACCTTGTACTTTGTCCCGCCACCGCAGCACTGTGGAGTCGAGTGGAGGggcagacagagaaagggaaCGAGACTGGGATCGGTACCGAGACAGGCCccttccgcctcctcctccccctcccccacaggAGTCTGAGCCCCTGTACAAGGCTCTGGAAGAGCCACTGCTGTTGAAACAGAGGGAGGCAAGTGTAGAGACATGGAGAGGCGGCCAGAACAGAGAAAAGGATGAGACGTTTCACTTAAAAAGAGACGGAATGATGGACGActggaggggaggagcagagagagggcgGGACGAGTGTTTTACCTCCcagaagagagatggagagatggatgaatggagagGTGGCAttgaaagaggaagggaagaaccTCATCTGTTGGAGAAAAGAGATGGACGGATGGAGGTGTGGCGAGGAGGAGCGGAGGGAGAGCAGGCAGAGACTTTCATAACCCAGAAGAAAGATTTTGGGATtgagggatggagaggtgggatggagagagagaaggaagaaaccttgtttttaaaagacagagatggatggagagcaGGGGTTGAACGAGAGAATGAGAAACAGAAGGATAGAGCACTGGATgtgtggagaggagggatggatgtAGACAGGGAGGAATCATTCCTGTTTGAGAGCCAAGATGGAGGCTTagatgggagaaaaagagggaaagatagAGGGTCTCTTCGGTATCATGGCGAAAGAGAGGATTCAGACAGCTTTGCTCTgcctttgacccctgaccttgaccttgatCCTGACTCCTCACCAATCTACGCCAGAGATTCAAACCCCTCCCCTCTTTACCCGGGGGACCGAAGTTCACCACCGCTCAGCATCTTCCCCCGAAGCTCTCCCCCGACAAATATTTTTGCTCCGCGAGACACCAACTCACCTCCCAACAACCTTTACTCCCGACACTCCCCCCAGGTGTACAGCCGAAGCAGCTCCCCTCCTCGCTTCTACACCCGCAGCTCCCCTCCGACGCTCTCATACCCCGACAGCAGCCCTGAAGGTCCAGACGAGGTCAGCCCTACCGGCCAGCCCCAGCGGCCCGTCCTGGAACTTCCCTACAGCCTAGGGAGACCCCCACTCGGGCCACGGCCCAATCACCTGCAGACCTTCTaccagccgccgccgctggcAACCAATGGAGAGGCAGTGTACACGCCAGAGCCCACCTCTGAGGGAGAGGATGGACAGATGCAGCGGGTGACGAGCCTGTGA